The following coding sequences lie in one Lolium perenne isolate Kyuss_39 chromosome 2, Kyuss_2.0, whole genome shotgun sequence genomic window:
- the LOC127330907 gene encoding cytosolic sulfotransferase 5-like produces the protein MAPKAAEEEAVVAPVADLPSILPSLPVGLGFPPYSMRCYRGFWLYEGWLKALAPTHARFHPRPTDVFLATFPKSGTTWLKALAFCILNRTAHPPSGGADHHHPLRRGNPHDLVAFLEENPGLIAADYAAGEDELYGDLPSPRLLSTHLPYSLLPHGITDGESKMVYVCREPKDTLVSFWNFHEKIKAGLDPSIFSASGASSTQTFEEAFELYCQGKSLAGPQWRHVLEYWQASRRRPDHVLFLRYEDMLRHPEENLRRLAAFMGCPFSPDEEAAGVVRDVVQLCSIGTLKTIEVNRSGSTAVWGIRNEAFFRNGKMGDWRNFMTPAMAARLDGIVAEAFSGTGLTYASPSC, from the coding sequence ATGGCTCCTAAAGCTGCCGAAGAAGAAGCGGTCGTTGCACCGGTGGCCGACCTACCATCGATCTTGCCGTCGCTGCCCGTAGGGCTTGGGTTCCCGCCTTACTCGATGCGGTGCTACCGCGGCTTCTGGCTGTACGAGGGGTGGCTCAAGGCCCTCGCGCCGACCCACGCGCGCTTCCACCCGCGTCCCACCGACGTCTTCCTGGCCACCTTTCCCAAGTCCGGCACCACCTGGCTCAAGGCCCTCGCCTTCTGCATTCTCAACCGCACGGCCCACCCACCGTCCGGAGGCGCAGACCACCACCACCCGCTCCGCCGTGGCAACCCCCACGACCTCGTCGCCTTCCTCGAGGAGAATCCCGGCCTCATCGCCGCCGACTACGCCGCCGGGGAAGACGAGCTGTACGGGGATCTCCCTTCTCCCCGGCTGCTCTCCACCCACCTCCCCTACTCCCTCCTGCCCCACGGCATCACGGATGGGGAGAGCAAGATGGTGTACGTGTGCCGGGAACCCAAGGACACGCTGGTCTCCTTCTGGAACTTCCACGAGAAGATCAAGGCGGGGCTGGATCCCAGCATCTTCAGCGCCAGCGGTGCGTCGTCGACGCAGACGTTCGAGGAGGCTTTCGAGCTCTACTGCCAGGGCAAGTCCTTGGCGGGCCCGCAATGGCGCCACGTGCTCGAGTACTGGCAGGCAAGCCGTCGGCGTCCCGATCATGTGTTATTCCTCAGGTACGAGGACATGCTGCGCCACCCGGAGGAGAACCTGAGGAGGCTGGCGGCGTTCATGGGGTGCCCCTTCTCACCCGACGAGGAAGCGGCCGGCGTCGTGCGCGACGTCGTGCAGCTATGCAGCATCGGGACGCTCAAGACGATAGAGGTGAACAGGAGCGGGAGCACGGCCGTGTGGGGCATCAGGAACGAGGCCTTCTTCAGGAACGGGAAGATGGGGGACTGGCGCAACTTCATGACGCCGGCCATGGCGGCACGCCTCGACGGGATCGTCGCGGAGGCGTTCAGCGGCACCGGGCTCACCTATGCCTCTCCCAGCTGCTAG
- the LOC127330908 gene encoding probable pectate lyase 8: MAGEAGPARWRWVALLGAVSVLLLVGVLAGGGSGLATFPGGRLRAGTTSAATTVTRAASGARRWLRDSTSRLASTATSARTDVADEDADVPTVAGAVRDPETVVSQVHMSIRNSTARRNLGGYLSCGTGNPIDDCWRCDPDWHNNRQRLADCGIGFGRNAIGGRDGKIYVVTDSGDDDPVTPKKGTLRYAVIQDEPLWIIFKRDMVITLKQELIMNSFKTIDGRGANVHIANGACLTIQYVTNVIIHGLHIHDCRPTGNAMVRSSPSHYGWRTMADGDAVSIFGSSHVWVDHCSLSNCADGLVDAIMGSTAITVSNNYFTHHNEVMLLGHSDSYLKDKAMQVTIAFNHFGEGLIQRMPRCRHGYFHVVNNDYTHWEMYAIGGSAEPTINSQGNRYLAPTNPFAKEVTKRVETAQTTWNGWNWRSEGDLLLNGAFFTPSGAGASASYSRASSLGAKSSSMVGTITSGAGVLSCHKGSSC; the protein is encoded by the exons aTGGCGGGAGAAGCGGGTCCGGCGAGATGGAGGTGGGTGGCGCTGCTCGGGGCCGTTTCCGTGCTGCTCCTCGTTGGAGTCCTCgcgggcggcggcagcggcctGGCGACTTTCCCCGGCGGGCGGCTCAG GGCCGGCACCACATCCGCggcgacgacggtgacgagggcggcgagcGGCGCTCGGCGGTGGCTGCGGGACTCGACGTCACGGCTGGCTTCGACGGCGACATCGGCGAG GACCGACGTCGCCGACGAAGACGCCGACgtgccgacggtggccggcgCTGTGCGTGACCCGGAAACGGTGGTCTCGCAGGTGCACAT GTCGATCAGGAACAGCACCGCCCGGAGGAACCTGGGGGGTTACCTGTCGTGCGGGACGGGGAACCCGATCGACGACTGCTGGCGCTGCGACCCCGACTGGCACAACAACCGGCAGCGCCTCGCCGACTGTGGCATTGGCTTCGGCCGCAACGCCATTGGCGGTCGGGACGGCAAGATCTACGTGGTCACTGACTCCGGCGACGATGACCCCGTGACCCCGAAGAAGGGCACCCTCCGCTACGCCGTCATCCAGGACGAGCCGCTGTGGATCATCTTCAAGCGCGACATGGTCATCACCCTCAAGCAGGAGCTCATCATGAACAGCTTCAAGACCATCGACGGCCGCGGCGCCAACGTGCACATCGCCAATGGCGCCTGCCTCACCATCCAGTATGTCACCAACGTCATCATCCACGGCTTGCACATCCACGACTGCAGGCCCACTGGCAACGCCATGGTGCGCAGCTCGCCGAGCCACTACGGGTGGCGCACCATGGCCGACGGCGACGCTGTGTCTATCTTTGGGTCCAGCCATGTCTGGGTCGACCACTGCTCCCTCTCCAACTGCGCCGACGGCCTCGTCGATGCCATCATGGGATCCACTGCCATCACTGTGTCCAACAACTACTTCACCCACCACAATGAG GTGATGCTCTTGGGTCACAGTGACTCCTATCTGAAGGACAAGGCAATGCAGGTCACAATAGCTTTCAACCATTTTGGAGAGGGACTCATTCAGAGAATGCCAAG GTGCAGGCATGGTTACTTCCATGTGGTGAACAATGACTACACCCACTGGGAGATGTACGCCATCGGAGGGAGTGCTGAGCCGACCATCAACAGCCAGGGAAACCGCTACCTGGCGCCAACCAACCCTTTTGCCAAGGAG GTGACAAAGAGGGTTGAAACTGCTCAGACCACCTGGAATGGCTGGAACTGGAGGTCGGAGGGCGACCTCCTGCTGAATGGTGCCTTCTTCACCCCGTCGGGAGCTGGCGCCTCGGCCAGCTACTCGCGTGCCTCCAGCCTTGGCGCCAAGTCCTCGTCCATGGTAGGAACCATCACCTCCGGTGCAGGCGTCCTCTCGTGCCACAAGGGCTCCTCCTGCTAG